A stretch of the Ornithodoros turicata isolate Travis chromosome 4, ASM3712646v1, whole genome shotgun sequence genome encodes the following:
- the LOC135393549 gene encoding beta-1,3-galactosyltransferase 1-like, with protein sequence MTLFTRTAGKYLVTLCCAATVCWLWKDLPEDPPAIRTIYHDTMAVFGEGEALLSPKTTDQASKEINPHPYQFIINKPDLCKVPEGQELLVVILVASKADNFPFRKRIRDTWGDVAINHGFKVAFLLGLPRQNSTRNKILAEDAEHKDLIQEDFADSYQNLTLKTVMLVRWVTEYCPKVKFVLKADEDVMVNVWSLWVQVQTSLRGCEETIWGRLMRNMPPVRNSRNKWFVPESMYEAKVYPDYVAGPAYLFTGDCAPLLYTASMTTPFLTMEDVYMTGVVATKVGIVRVRHPGINGGPKELVPCGEPPVLCRGFSGSVAAPSPFIDYWERVATKNKSFRCKLP encoded by the coding sequence ATGACGCTATTCACGAGAACAGCGGGAAAGTATTTAGTTACTCTCTGCTGTGCCGCCACTGTCTGCTGGCTCTGGAAGGATCTCCCGGAAGATCCCCCGGCGATCCGCACCATCTACCACGACACCATGGCCGTTTTCGGTGAGGGTGAAGCACTCCTGTCTCCTAAAACGACAGACCAAGCCTCTAAAGAAATCAACCCGCACCCTTACCAATTCATTATCAACAAGCCAGACCTCTGCAAGGTACCTGAAGGTCAAGAACTTCTCGTGGTCATTCTTGTCGCATCGAAAGCCGATAATTTTCCGTTTCGAAAGAGGATTCGTGACACTTGGGGTGACGTCGCCATAAACCACGGCTTTAAAGTCGCTTTCTTGCTCGGACTTCCTAGACAAAACAGCACTCGAAACAAGATCCTCGCAGAAGACGCCGAGCACAAGGACCTCATTCAAGAAGACTTCGCTGACTCGTACCAGAATCTGACACTCAAGACCGTCATGTTGGTTCGATGGGTGACTGAGTACTGTCCCAAAGTCAAATTTGTCCTAAAAGCCGACGAGGACGTTATGGTGAATGTGTGGAGCCTTTGGGTCCAAGTGCAGACCTCGCTGAGGGGCTGCGAAGAAACGATATGGGGACGCTTGATGAGAAATATGCCGCCAGTTCGTAACAGCAGGAATAAGTGGTTTGTCCCCGAGAGCATGTACGAAGCGAAAGTTTACCCTGATTACGTGGCTGGTCCTGCATACCTGTTTACGGGAGATTGTGCACCGCTTTTGTACACCGCGAGTATGACGACGCCTTTTCTTACCATGGAAGACGTGTACATGACGGGAGTGGTGGCCACTAAGGTCGGCATAGTCAGAGTTCGACACCCGGGTATAAATGGGGGCCCGAAGGAGTTAGTGCCTTGCGGCGAACCTCCGGTTCTCTGCAGGGGTTTCTCCGGTTCGGTGGCGGCGCCCTCTCCCTTCATCGATTATTGGGAGAGGGTTGCCACGAAGAATAAAAGCTTCCGCTGCAAACTACCATAG